One genomic region from Ralstonia pseudosolanacearum encodes:
- a CDS encoding DUF2334 domain-containing protein, with the protein MSRYLVIAMHDVTPANWPACSVLLSALDEVCPVPKSLLVIPNFHRGPTARSSARFCRVLAERLEQGDELVLHGYAHLDEQPPGGFVDQLIRTHYTAGEGEFSVMPLGAARRRLETGAAWFATNGWPLHGFVAPAWLMSAATWQALDGLPLRYTTTLRHFYLLHPSRSMLAPCLTYSVQTGPRRLASRYYVRWLARHHAHAPLLRLGLHPTDAAHPDVIRHWQDLLAACLETRLPVTKNGFAQAFAEALMGKPDMPLPEPSY; encoded by the coding sequence ATGTCGCGCTACCTGGTGATCGCCATGCACGACGTCACGCCCGCCAATTGGCCGGCGTGCAGCGTGCTGCTGTCGGCGTTGGACGAAGTGTGTCCGGTGCCGAAATCGCTGCTGGTCATTCCGAACTTCCACCGTGGCCCGACCGCGCGCAGCAGCGCGCGCTTCTGCCGCGTGCTGGCCGAGCGCCTGGAGCAGGGCGATGAGCTGGTGCTGCACGGCTATGCCCACCTGGACGAGCAACCGCCCGGCGGCTTCGTCGACCAGTTGATCCGCACGCACTACACCGCCGGCGAGGGCGAATTCTCGGTGATGCCGCTGGGCGCCGCGCGCCGGCGGCTGGAAACGGGCGCCGCCTGGTTCGCCACCAACGGCTGGCCGCTGCACGGCTTCGTCGCCCCGGCCTGGCTGATGAGCGCCGCCACCTGGCAGGCGCTCGATGGGCTGCCGCTGCGCTACACCACCACGCTGCGGCACTTCTACCTGCTGCATCCGAGCCGGTCGATGCTCGCGCCGTGCCTGACCTACAGCGTGCAGACCGGGCCACGCCGCCTGGCATCGCGCTACTACGTGCGCTGGCTGGCCCGCCACCATGCGCACGCGCCGCTGCTGCGGCTCGGCCTGCATCCGACCGATGCGGCCCATCCCGACGTCATCCGCCATTGGCAGGACCTGCTGGCCGCCTGCCTGGAGACACGCCTGCCCGTCACCAAGAACGGGTTCGCGCAGGCGTTTGCCGAAGCGCTGATGGGCAAGCCGGACATGCCCCTGCCGGAGCCCTCGTACTGA